One Aphelocoma coerulescens isolate FSJ_1873_10779 unplaced genomic scaffold, UR_Acoe_1.0 HiC_scaffold_175, whole genome shotgun sequence DNA segment encodes these proteins:
- the CDK2 gene encoding cyclin-dependent kinase 2: MENFQKVEKIGEGTYGVVYKARNKVTGEVVALKKIRLDTETEGVPSTAIREISLLKELNHPNIVKLLDVIHTENKLYLVFEFLHQDLKKFMDSSSLSGIALPLIKSYLFQLLQGLAFCHAHRVLHRDLKPQNLLINAEGSIKLADFGLARAFGVPVRTYTHEVVTLWYRAPEILLGSKFYSTAVDIWSLGCIFAEMLTRRALFPGDSEIDQLFRIFRTLGTPDEAAWPGVSALPDYKATFPRWARQDLAKVLPPLDDEGRKLLAQMLHYDPNKRISAKAALGHPFFRDVTRAVPHLRL; this comes from the exons atggAGAACTTCCAGAAGGTGGAGAAGATCGGGGAGGGCACTTACGGGGTCGTGTACAAGGCCCGCAACAAGGTGACGGGGGAGGTGGTGGCTCTCAAGAAGATCCGCCTGGACAC GGAGACCGAGGGTGTCCCCAGCACGGCCATCAGGGAGATCTCCCTGCTCAAGGAGCTCAACCACCCCAACATCGTCAA gCTCCTGGATGTCATCCACACGGAGAACAAGCTGTACCTGGTGTTCGAGTTCCTGCACCAGGACCTCAAGAAGTTCATGGACTCCTCGTCCCTCAGCGGGATCGCGCTGCCCCTCATCAAG AGTTACctgttccagctgctgcaggggctggcGTTCTGCCACGCTCACCGGGTGCTGCACCGCGACCTCAAGCCCCAGAACCTGCTCATCAACGCCGAGGGCTCCATCAAACTGGCCGACTTCGGGCTGGCCCGCGCCTTCGGGGTGCCCGTCAGGACCTACACCCACGAG GTGGTGACCCTCTGGTACCGTGCCCCCGAGATCCTGCTGGGCTCTAAGTTCTACAGCACCGCCGTGGACATCTGGAGCCTGGGCTGCATCTTCGCCGAGATG ctgacCCGCCGGGCGCTGTTCCCGGGTGACTCGGAGATCGATCAGCTCTTCCGCATTTTCCGCACGCTGGGCACCCCGGACGAGGCCGCCTGGCCGGGGGTGTCGGCGCTGCCCGACTACAAAGCCACCTTCCCCCGCTGGGCACGCCAGGACCTGGCCAAGGTGCTGCCGCCGCTGGACGACGAGGGCCGCAAGCTGCTGGCG CAAATGCTGCACTACGACCCCAACAAGCGAATCTCGGCCAAGGCCGCCCTGGGCCACCCCTTCTTCCGCGACGTCACGCGAGCCGTGCCCCACCTGCGCCtctga